From Fusobacterium varium:
ACAGCACTTATAGGAGGACATGGGTTAAAAATTGGAACATATATCAATGAAGGAGTAAAATCAATAGCTCCAACAGGGACTATGTTTATTTTTGCAATTTTATTCTTTGGTATTCTTACAGATGCAGGAACTTTCCAGCCAATCATTGATAAGATTTTAAAAATTGTTGGTAAGGATCCAATAAAAATAGCTATAGGAACAGCAATATTGGCTATGATAGTACATTTAGATGGATCAGGAGCAGTAACATTTCTGGTAACAGTTCCAGCAATGCTTCCATTATATGAAGCATTAGGAATGAGAAAAACTACTTTAGCTACAATAGTAGCTTTAGGTGCAGGGGTAATGAATATTCTTCCATGGGGAGGACCTACTATCAGAGCAGCAACTTCTTTAAAAATACCTGTAACAGAACTTTTTAATCCTTTACTTATACCTGTTCTGGCAGGAATATTGTTTGTTCTTTTTGTAGCTTTTAAACTTGGAAGAGATGAAAAAAGAAGACTGGGAAATATAGAAAATGTAGAAATCGATACAAACAACCTTGGAGAAAAGAAAGAAAGCAGAAACTTTATTATAAATATATTAACAATAATAGTAGCAATAGTAGTTCTTGTTTCTGGAAAATTATCACCAACAGTTGTATTTATGATTGCTTTCTGTATTTCAATAGTGATAAATTTCCCATCTGTAAAAGAGCAGAAAGAAAGAGTAGATGCTCATGCAAAAGCAGCTCTTATGATGGCAAGTATACTATTTGCAGCAGGAGCTTTTATTGGAATTATGCAAAAATCTGGAATGATAACAGAGATGTCTACTGTTATAGTAAAGACAATTCCACAGTCATTGGGAAGCTATATGGCAGTTATTACAGGAATAATCGGTATGCCAGCAAGTTTATTGTTTGATCCAGATTCGTTCTATTTTGGAGTACTGCCAGTTCTTGCAACTACAGCACAAGAATTTGGAAGTTCAGCAATAGCAGTTGGAAGAGCAGCTATACTAGGGCAAATGACAACTGGATTCCCAGTAAGTCCCCTTACAGCTTCGACTTTCCTTTTAGTAGGATTAACAGGGGTAGAACTTGGAGAACATCAAAAGAAAACAATACCATATGCATTTTTAACTACAATAGTAATGCTTATAGTAGCAATAGTAACAGGTGCTTTATATAGATAATTAACTTCAGGAGGTTAAAATGAAAAAAGTAAGAATAGGTTCAGGAGCAGGATATGCTGGAGACAGAATAGAACCAGCAGTAGATTTAATGCTCAATGGAAATATAGATTATATAGTTTTTGAGTGTCTTGCTGAAAGAACAATAGCAATAGCTCAGCAGGAAAAATTGAAAGATCCTGATAAGGGATATAATGGTCTGCTTGAATATAGATTTGAAAAGATACTTCCTATATGTTCAGAGAAAAAAATAAAGGTAATAACTAACATGGGAGCAGCAAACCCTTTAAGTGCCATAAAAAAAATAAAATCAATGGCAGAAGCTATGGGAATAAAAAATCTTAAATTAGCAGCTGTACTTGGTGATGATATATCTACACATCTTGGAAAATATCTTGATCGTGAAATACTGGAATTAGGAATGCCTTTGAAAAATCTGGAAGATAAATTGATATCAGCAAATGTATATTTAGGTGCTGATGGAATAGTGGAAGCATTAAAAAATGGTGCAGATATAGTAGTGACTGGTCGTTGTGCTGACCCTGCAATATTTATGGCTCCATTGATTTATGAATTTGGATGGGATGTAAATGATCATGATTTAATTGGAAAAGGTATTATGATAGGACATTTACTTGAATGTGGAGCTCAGGTATGTGGAGGATACTTTGCTGTACCTGGATATAATGAAGTAAAAGATTTGTGGAATGTAGGTTTTCCAATTGCTGAAGTAAGTGAAAATGGGGAAGTGGTGATCACAAAAACTGAAACTACTGGCGGACTTGTAACTACACATACTTGTAAAGAACAGCTTATATATGAAATACATGATCCAGCAAATTATTTGACACCTGATGGAGTAGCAGATTTCACAACTATTTCATTGAAAGAAATTGGAGAAGATAAAGTATTATTAACTGGAGCAACAGGAAAAGAAAAGCCAAAGACTTTAAAGGTAAGTATAGGATACAGAGACTGCTTCATAGGAGATGCTGAAATCAGCTATGGAGGTTCTACAGCATATGCAAAAGCTGCTCTTGCAGGAGAAGTTGTAAAGAAAAGATTAGAATATACAGGAGTAAAATTTGAAGAATTGAAAATAGATCTTTTAGGAGTAAATTCTCTTTATGGAGATACTATTGGAAGAAAATTATGTGATCCATCTGCTTTGGGAGAAGTAAGACTAAGAGTTGCAGGAAGAACGGTCAATAAAGCAGAGGCAACTAAAATAGTAAATGAAGTAGAAACTCTTTATACTAATGGACCATCTGGAGGAGGAGGAGTAACTAAGAGCGTAAGTGAAGTAGTTTCAATATGTTCTATATTTGTTCCTAGAGAAGATATTAAAGTTGAAGTTAAGTATGAGGAGGTTTAAAATGAAATTATTAGATATAGCTCATTCAAGAACAGGAGATAAGGGAAATATTTCAAATATATCTCTTATAGTTTATGATGAAAAGGATTATAAATTAATTTGTGAAAAAGTAACAGCTGAAAGAGTAAAGGAATATTTTAAAGATATAGTACATGGAGAAGTAGTTAGGTATGAAATACCAAATTTAGGGGCTTTAAACTTTGTCATGGACGAAGCTTTAGGTGGGGGAGTAACAAGATCACTAGCTTTAGATAAACATGGTAAAAGTCTGTCTTCAGCATTATTAGAGATGGAGATTTAAAAAAGCTATATAAAAACACTGGGGGTAAAAAAGAGTGCAGATATAATTTCTGCACTCTTTTATTTTCTTTTTCTTTCTCTGGTAGAAGCAATTCCAAGTTCTTCTCTGTATTTAGCTATAGTCCTTCTCGCAATATTACAGCCATTATTCTTAAAATATAAAGATATTTTTTCATCTGACAAAGGAGAAGACTTATCTTCAGATTTGATAAGTTCTTCTATAGTTTTTTTGATTTCAAGGCATTCTGAATTTAATATAAATAGAGATTTTATAGCAATCATTCCCTGAGGGGTTTCTATAAATTTATCTCTAACTGTTCTGGAAATTGTAGACTCATGAAGATTTAATTCTTTGGCTATATCTTTTAATGTTAAAGTTTGTAAAAAATCTTTTCCTTTAAAAAAGAAAGGTTTTTGTTTTATTATAAGCTGATTTAGAACTCTTTCCAGAGTAATATATCTTTTTTCAATGCTTTTAATCAGATTTATAGCTGTATACATATTATTTTTGTCAGAAAGTGAATTTGTAGATTCATATGAACTGTTTATTTTTATTTTAGGAATAGCTTCATCATTCAATGTAACTACTAATTCTTCATCAATAATTTCTATTTTAGCTTCTGGAACTACATAATTTGTTTTATTCCCTACAAAGTATCCACGAGCAGGAATAGGCTCTAATGTCTTGATTATATCAAGATAATCTTCTATTTGCTCAATGGATATATTTAATTTATCACTTATGATGGAATAATTTCTGTCTCCAAGTTCTTCCAGATAGTTATCTATAAGAGAAAAGAGCTTTTCATCAATAATATTTTTTACTATAAGCTGTATCTTAAGATTTTCTTTTAGATTTTCAGCACCAATACCAGCTGGTTCTAAAGAATATATAATATCCATAGCTTCTTTCATTTGAGCTGCAGAAACTTTTAAAGCTTTTTTTATTTCTAATTTAGAAATAGAAAGATATCCTCTATCATCCAGATTATTTATCACATATTCACATATAGATTTTATTTTAGGTGAAATTTTTAAATAACCAAGCTGTTCTTCTAAAAAATCAATCAAAGTTTTTTCTTCAATAATAAAGTCAAAAGGTGAAGGAGCTTCTTCATCAGAATTATATTTAGATGAAGGGGCAGAATATGTCACTTCCAGCATTGGATTTTTTAATGCTTCTTTTTCAATAAAATCTTTTAAATTAGATGAAGACATCTGAAGTATATTCATAGAAATCTTCATTTCCTGTGTTAAAGAAAGCTTCATTTCTTGTTTTAATTTTAATGTAAAATCCAAATTAAATCACCTCGTTTTTTTAGCCTTATGTATATGATATCATATATTTGGAAAAATAAAAAATATATTTGATTCTAAACAAAAAGGACAGATTTGATATTATCAATCTGTCCTAGATTTATATTTTAAATATACTTTTATTTATTTTCTTCGTCTGAATCTTTTTCTTCAGGACTTTCATCTTCTATAACTTCTATTATCTCTTCTATTTCATCATTGTCATCAGATGAACTTTCAGCTCCAAAAAATCTTTTTGTAACATGGGACATAATATTAATGAGAACATAAGCATAAGTTACTATAAACAGACTTATAGGAAGTGTGATTACTACTAAAATAATAAAGGCACCAGCAAATTTCTTTGGAATAAAAGGAAATGCTTTATCTGGAGTTTTAAATTTCATAGTGCTTACCATAAGTACAGCAGCAATTACTGTAATTGCCATAAGAGCATCTATATTAAATAAATCAATACCTAGATGTTTATTTATCATATAACAGAAAAGAAAATAAGAACAAACCATAGAGGCTGCACTTGGAATAGGCATTCCACTAAAATCACCTTTTTCACTTGAGGCAACTGTAATAATATTAAATTTTACAAGTCTCATAACTCCACAAAGAGCATATAAAAATGAAACTGGAACAATAAATGGACTGGCTGCTATTTTTTGTGTCAATATAGAATAAACTAAAAGACTTGGAGCAAGACCAAAAGAAACTGCATCACAAAAGGAATCAAATTCTTTACCAAATTCACTGAAAGCATCTAATTTTCTTGCAGTTTTTCCATCTAATCCATCACAAACCATAGCTAATATAATAAAAACTATAGCACGTATAAATTCACCTTTTATTGATGCTGTAATACTTAAATAACCTAGAAATAAACCAGCAGCAGTGATTGCATTGGGTGCTATATACTTTCTTTTTACCATTTTAATTTTCATCTCCTTAATATTGAAAAATACTCTTTTAATTTTAACATAAAAAAAATAAATTTTCAATCTAATGTTGAATACAAGTATCTGAAGTGGCAGAATATCCAATACTTTTGTATTAAATAAAAAAACTTTTTTTAGGTATTCCTTTTCTGAATAAAATCATATAAAATCATATAGTAGAGACAAACGAAAAAAGGAGAAAAATTTGGACAGAAAAAAATTTCAATCAGCATTTCATGATATAGATGAATTTTTAATAGGAGCTATATGTGATGATATAGAACTTTGTGAGGAGATAGATTATCCTGTGTATACAAGGTATTTTTATCCTCCTAATTTTTGGAGCAGACTGGAAAATTTAAATATGGGAGTTAAATTTTCTTTTTTAGGCATTAATAACAGCTGTGAGAAGAGAATGGCAGGAATATATCCTAAAGATTTTGATTTAGATATGCTAAAATTTCCAGTAAAATATTTTAAGATAGTCAATGGGTCTAAGTTTAGAGAATTAGAGCATAAACATTATCTTGGAAGTATTATGTCTTTGGGATTAAAAAGAGAAATATTAGGAGATTTAATTGTAAAAGATGGTATATGTTATGGTATAATAAATGAAGAATTATTTATGTTTTTAAAGGAAAACCTTAAGATGATAGGTAAAATTCCTGTAGAAGTTGAAGAAATAACTTCAGAGGATATTCCAGAAACAGAATTCAAGGAGTTGGTAGAGAGTATAGCTTCTTTGAGGCTGGATGTAGTAACAGCAGCTTTAGGAAATTTTTCCAGAAACAGTGCAATAGAAGTTTTAGAATCTGGAGATGTAGCCTTGAACTATAATATTGATAAAGATAAAAGTAAATTGGTAAAGGAAAAAGATATTATTTCCATAAGAAAAAAAGGAAAATTTTTGGTTGATTCTGTTTTAGGTGAAAGTAAAAAGGGAAAAATAAGAGTATTAATAAAAAAATTCAGCTAAGGAGTTGAAAAAATGAAAAAGATAATTACATATTTAGCAGCAGGAATTATTATAATAATAGTTGGAATATATGCTGCCAGAAACATTATAGTTAAAAATATTTTAGAAAAAAAACTTACAGAAATAAATAAAGGGAAAGTGGATATAGGAAAAGTTGAATTTTCTCCATTCAGTAAAAGGATAGTAGTGAGAGATATTCAAGCAACGAGCCAGAGAAACAGCATGAAAAACTTTATAACAGTAAGAGAGTTTAATGCTGATTATGATATTTATATTTCAGATAAAAAAGTGCTGATAAGTGAAGCCCATATAATAAATGTAGATTTTCTTACAGACAGAAAGACAGATGGAAATATTGGAATAAAAGAAAAAACAACTTTAGATGCATCGCAAGTGCTCATTCCGGATGATGAAGAAAAAAATAAAGAAGTATTAGTAACAGAAATAGAGAATTCCTATTTGAACAGTGTGAAACTAAATGACTTAAATCTTGAAAATATTCTTAAAAATGAATATGAAAGAAATAATAAACTTTTGGAAGAAAAGAGAAATTACTGGGAAACAAGAATAAAAGAAATTGAAAAAGGCAGTGAATTTAAAAGTATAAGGGAAGATTTGAAAAAAGTAACAAGTTTGAAGAATCCATTGGATATTTTCAAGATGGACAGAGAAGTAAAAAATATAATAGAATCTGCAAAGGTACTAAATGAACAATTGAAAAATGAAAAAGAACAGATAAAATTAGATTTGGAAGATATGAAAAATTCTCCTGAATTGAAATTTTCTGTTGAAAAAAGTGTAGAATCTTTTGTACAAAACGGAGAAGTTGCAATAAAAGATTTAGATTCTCTGGTAAATATATATTTGAATGAGGTTTATGAAAAGAAAATATATGAAATAGTAGTCAAATACAGAGAAGTTTTAAAAGAAATTGAACTAAGAAAAACTGAAGATATGGAACAGAAAAATAAATGGGAAGTATATGTTGAAAAGGTTGACCTTACATCTGAAATATATGGTTTTTCTCTGAATGGAGAATTAAATAATATTTCAAGCAGACTTTCAAGAAATGAAGATAATGTGACATTCTTTTTAAATGGAGAGAAAAAAGACAGCCATGGAAAAATGGATGGATATTTTAATGTCAATACTTTAGAGGGATATATAAATATAGATATTTCAAAAGTTGAACTTGGAGAACTAAAAGAATTTAATGAATATATACTTGGTGGTTCAGCTGGACTTTCACAAAAAACTGTTCTTTCAAAAAATGATATAGTTATAAAGGGGAAACTCAATATACATAATATGGATCTTAATGGAGAGAAAATAACAGATTCTTTAAATATAAAAATACCTTTGTTAAAAGATATGATAATTCCTCTTTTATGTGATGTAAAAAACGGTGATATCAGTTATAACTATAATTCAAATACAAGAAGAGTTACTGTAAAAAGTAATCTTTCTGAAAAAATATTAAAAGTATTAAATGATAAAGATGGATATTGGAAAAAGAAAATAATTCAGGATATGAAACAAAACAGTGAAAAAGAAATAGCTAAGTATGAAGAACTTTTAAAGGCAAAAGAAGAAGAAATAAGAAAAAAATCAGAAGATGGATTAGAAATTCAAATGAATGAACTTAGTAAAATTGAGGAGCAGATAAATTTTTTAAAGTCAAAAAACAAAAAAGATATATTGAATGAATTGTTTAAAAGATTTTAAGGAATAAAATTGTTGACTGAATTATAAAAACTTGATATAATTAATCGTCGTGGAAATTGTCTGAGGAATCTCATGGCGTAATATTATCGAACCGTGTCAGGTCTGGAAGGAAGCAGCACTAAGGTATTTATTGCGGGTATGAGTTAAAACTTCTTTCAGTTTTCACGGCACTAAAAAGCTTACATAGGAAGAAGCAGAGCTTCTTCCTTTTTTTATAAACTGTTCAAATGACAAGTATAAATAAAAGATATTGAATATTATAGAGGAATGATGACTTCTAATTGATAAGAGCAGGTGTTTTATGGTATAATTAACTTTTAGAAGGAGTGGAGAAAATAGGATGAGTATATTAGAAAAATTAAATGACAGACAGAAAAAAGCTGCTGAAAAAATAGAAGGGGCATTGCTTATACTTGCAGGGGCAGGTTCTGGAAAGACAAGAACAATAACTTACAGAATAGCACATATGATTCAAGAGTTAGGAATATCTCCATATAAAATATTAGCTGTGACATTTACAAATAAAGCAGCTAAAGAGATGAAAGAAAGAGTTGAGGATCTCATAGGAGAAGATGGAAGAAGAACAATGGTTTCTACATTCCACTCATTTGGAGTAAGACTTTTAAGAACATATGGGAACAGACTAGGTTATGGAGCTAATTTTACTATATATGATGCTGATGATCAGAAAAGAGTAGTAAAAGGCATAATGAAAGAACTTGTAGTAAAGGATAAAAATCTTACAGAAGGAATGGCAGTATCCCTTATTTCAAAATTAAAAGAGGAAGAAATATCTGCTGATGAATATGAAAAATCAGAAAATAAATATAATATGAATGCTGTAGTAGTAGCAGAAATATATAGAAGATATAATATAACTCTTAAAAATAATAATGGAATGGACTTTTCAGATATACTAATCAATACAGCGAAACTTCTGGAGATACCTGACATTTTAAATAAAGTTCAGGATAAATTCAGATATATAATGGTTGATGAATATCAGGATACAAATAATATTCAATATAAGATAATTAATAAAATAGCCAGCAAATATGGAAATTTATGTGTAGTTGGAGATGAAAATCAGAGTATATATGGTTTTAGAGGAGCTAATATTCAGAATATTCTAGATTTTGAAAAAGATTATCCAAATGCAGAAGTGGTAAAACTTGAAGAAAACTATCGTTCAACTTCAGTGATACTTGATGCTGCCAATGCTGTGATAAGCAATAACTCAAGTGCAAGAGATAAAAAACTCTGGACTAAAAAAACTACTGGTGAAAAAATAACTCTGCTTCAATGCAACGATGGAAGACAAGAAGTAAATGTTATAATTGAAGAAATAATCAAAGGGAAAAATCAAGGTAAAAAATATAGAGATTTTACTATTCTTTACAGAATGAATGCTCAATCAAGATTATTTGAAGAAGGTTTTTTGAGATTTAATATTCCTTATAAAATATTTGGAGGAATGCAGTTCTATCAAAGAGCAGAGATTAAAGATATAGTTGCTTATCTTGCTGTTATTAATAATACGAAAGACAGTCTTAATTTAAGCAGAATACTTAATGTACCTAAAAGAAAAATAGGAGATAAGAGTTTAGAAAAGATAAATGAATTTGCTTCTGTAAATGGACTTACTCTTTTTGAAGCACTAGGAAGAGCTAAAGAAATAGATACTCTTACAGCTAATATGAAATTAGTTTTAGAAGAATTTTATAAAATGATGACAGAACTTATTGAAATAAGCGAATCTGAACCTGTTTCAGAACTTTTTGATAAAGTGGTAAAAAGTATAAAATATTTTGATTATTTGGAAGCAAATTATGAAGATAGCGAAAATAGAATAAATAATATAGAAGAATTGAGAAACTCTATTACAGAAATGGAAAAAATAATAGAAACTCTTACTTTAAGAGAATACTTAGAAAATATATCTTTAGTAAGTGCCACAGATAATCTTGAGGAAGAAAAAGATTATGTAAAGCTTATGACTATACATAACTCAAAAGGACTTGAATTTCCAACAGTATTTTTAGTAGGAACAGAAGATGAAGTTTTTCCTGGGAAAAAAGCAGATTTTGAACCAAGAGAACTTGAAGAGGAAAGAAGATTGTGCTATGTAGCAATAACAAGAGCAGAGGATAAATTATATATTTCTTATGCTGCAAGCAGATTTATGTATGGAGAGGAAAGTTTTAGAACAAAATCAAGATTTATAAATGAACTTCCTGAAAATCTTCTTGAAAGTAATGTAGAGTCTTATTTTAAAAGAGAAGCAATAAATCCTGTAAAAACTCCTGTAAAACAGCAATTCAAAAAAATGATAACTATAGAAGATTTGAATAAAACATATAAAGAATACCCTTATTCTATTGGGGAAAAAGTAATGCATAAAAAATTTGGATTGGGAGTAGTAAGAGGAATAACAGATAAAAAAGTCGAAGTAGATTTTGTAGATGGAAAAAGAGAAATTGCAATGGCAGTTGCAGATAAGTTTTTAACAAAAAACTAGATAAGGAGGGAAGATGAAAAGGAAAACACTGGCATCAGAAATTGTTTATTCTGGTATTGGGCTTCATAAAGGTGAAAATATTGATATGAAACTTATTCCTGGAAATAATGGAATAATTTTCAGAAGAGTTGATTTTGAAGAAGGAAAAAATGAGATAAAATTAGATATAGAAAATACTTTTGATCTTACACGTGGAACTAATTTAAAAAACGAATTTGGAGCAAAAGTACATACAATAGAGCATTTTTTATCAGCATTATATGCAGCAGAAATAACAGATTTGGTAATAGAACTTGATGGCAATGAACTTCCCATTTGTGATGGAAGTGCAGGTAATTTTATAGAACTTTTTGAAAATGCTGGAATAAAAGAGCTAGATAAAGAAGTGGAGCCTATAGTTATAACTAAACCAATCTATCTTACAGTAAATGATAAAAGTATAGTTGCTCTTCCATATGATGGATATAAAATAACATATGCTATCAGATTTGAGCATAGTTTTTTGAAATCACAGCTGGCAGAATTTGAAATAACCCTTGAAAGTTATAAAAAAGAGATAGCTCCAGCTAGAACTTTTGGTTTTGATTATGAAATAGAATATCTTAAGAAAAATAATCTTGCTTTAGGTGGAACTCTTGAGAATGCCATAGTTATAGAAAAAGATGGGGTAATGAATCCAGAGGGACTTAGATATGAAGATGAGTTTGTAAGACATAAAATGCTTGATATTATAGGAGATCTGAAAATATTGAACAGACCTATTAAAGGTCATATAATAGCAGTCAAAGCAGGACATGCTTTAGATATAGAATTTGCAAAATTACTGAAAAAATTATAAATTTACTTAAATTTTAGGAGGAAAAAAATATGTTAGATACTTTAGAAATCATGAAGAGAATCCCGCACAGATATCCATTCTTACTTGTTGATAGAATTCTTGAAGTGAACAAAGAAGAACAGAAAATAAAAGGCTTGAAAAATGTTACTATTAATGAAGAATTTTTTAATGGACATTTTCCAGGACATCCAATTATGCCGGGAGTCCTTATAGTAGAAGGAATGGCACAATGTTTAGGTGTTCTTGTAATGGATGGAGTGGAAGGAAAAGTTCCATATTTTGTAGGTGTTGAAAGTGCTAAATTTAAAAGCCCAATAAAACCTGGTGATCAAGTTATATATGAGGTAGAAGTAGAAAAAATAAAAAGAAACTTTGTAAAGGCTCATGGAGTAGCAAAAGTAGATGGAGTTTTGGCATGCGAAGCTACATTTACATTCTGTATAACAGACAAATAAGATTAGGGGGAATTCATTTTGATAGATATTCATAGCACTGCTATAATTGAAGAAGGAGCAATTATAGAAGATGGAGTAAAGATAGGACCTTACTGTGTAATAGGTAAAGATGTAAAAATAGGAAAAAATACAGTTATACAATCTCATGTAGTTGTAGAAGGAATTACAGAAATAGGGGAAGACAATACTATTTACTCATTTGTTTCTATTGGAAAAGCTTCTCAGGATTTAAAATATAAAAATGAACCCACAAAAACTATTATAGGAAACAAAAACTCAATAAGAGAATTTGTTACTATTCACAGAGGAACAGATGACAGATGGGAAACAAGAATAGGAAATGGGAATCTTCTTATGGCCTATGTTCATGTTGCTCATGATGTTATCATAGGAGATGGATGTATACTTGCAAATAATGTCACTTTAGCAGGTCATGTAGTGGTTGACAGTTTTGCAATAATAGGAGGACTTACTCCTATCCATCAATTCTGCAGAATAGGGTCTTATTCTATGATAGGAGGGGCAAGTGCTGTAAATCAGGATATTTGTCCTTTCATACTTGCTGAAGGGAATAAAGCTGAAGTAAGAGGATTAAACAGTATTGGACTCAGAAGAAGAGGTTTTTCTGATGAAACATTGTCAAATCTAAAAAAAGCTTATAGAATCATATTTAGAAATGGACTTCCTTTAAAAGAGGCTGTAAAACAGGTAGAGGAAGAATATGGTGAAGATGATAATATAAAATATTTACTGGAGTTTATAAATAGCAGTAATAGGGGGATAACTAGATAATGGATAAATTAGGGATAATAGTTGGTAATGGTAAGCTGCCCCTTTATTTCCTACAGGAAGCTGAAAAGCAGAAAATCAATGTTTTTCCCATAGGTCTTTTTGAAACTATTGAACCTGAAATCAAAAGTTGCAGCAACTTTAAAGCTTTTAATATAGGTGAAGTAGGAGCTATAGTGAAACATTTTCTCTTGAATGATATAAGAGAGATTATTATGCTTGGTAAAGTTGAAAAAGAAATTATTTTTAAAGAAATGAAATTAGACAAATATGGAGAGGAGCTTCTTAAAAGATTACCAGACAAAAAAGATGAAACTCTCCTTTTTGCAATTATTGCTTTTTTTAGATTAAATGGAATAAAAGTTCTGCCACAGAATTATCTTTTAAAAAATTTTATGTTTGAGGAAGAATGCTATACAAAATTAAAACCATC
This genomic window contains:
- the pcrA gene encoding ATP-dependent DNA helicase PcrA; amino-acid sequence: MSILEKLNDRQKKAAEKIEGALLILAGAGSGKTRTITYRIAHMIQELGISPYKILAVTFTNKAAKEMKERVEDLIGEDGRRTMVSTFHSFGVRLLRTYGNRLGYGANFTIYDADDQKRVVKGIMKELVVKDKNLTEGMAVSLISKLKEEEISADEYEKSENKYNMNAVVVAEIYRRYNITLKNNNGMDFSDILINTAKLLEIPDILNKVQDKFRYIMVDEYQDTNNIQYKIINKIASKYGNLCVVGDENQSIYGFRGANIQNILDFEKDYPNAEVVKLEENYRSTSVILDAANAVISNNSSARDKKLWTKKTTGEKITLLQCNDGRQEVNVIIEEIIKGKNQGKKYRDFTILYRMNAQSRLFEEGFLRFNIPYKIFGGMQFYQRAEIKDIVAYLAVINNTKDSLNLSRILNVPKRKIGDKSLEKINEFASVNGLTLFEALGRAKEIDTLTANMKLVLEEFYKMMTELIEISESEPVSELFDKVVKSIKYFDYLEANYEDSENRINNIEELRNSITEMEKIIETLTLREYLENISLVSATDNLEEEKDYVKLMTIHNSKGLEFPTVFLVGTEDEVFPGKKADFEPRELEEERRLCYVAITRAEDKLYISYAASRFMYGEESFRTKSRFINELPENLLESNVESYFKREAINPVKTPVKQQFKKMITIEDLNKTYKEYPYSIGEKVMHKKFGLGVVRGITDKKVEVDFVDGKREIAMAVADKFLTKN
- a CDS encoding CDP-diacylglycerol--serine O-phosphatidyltransferase encodes the protein MVKRKYIAPNAITAAGLFLGYLSITASIKGEFIRAIVFIILAMVCDGLDGKTARKLDAFSEFGKEFDSFCDAVSFGLAPSLLVYSILTQKIAASPFIVPVSFLYALCGVMRLVKFNIITVASSEKGDFSGMPIPSAASMVCSYFLFCYMINKHLGIDLFNIDALMAITVIAAVLMVSTMKFKTPDKAFPFIPKKFAGAFIILVVITLPISLFIVTYAYVLINIMSHVTKRFFGAESSSDDNDEIEEIIEVIEDESPEEKDSDEENK
- the lpxC gene encoding UDP-3-O-[3-hydroxymyristoyl] N-acetylglucosamine deacetylase, whose amino-acid sequence is MKRKTLASEIVYSGIGLHKGENIDMKLIPGNNGIIFRRVDFEEGKNEIKLDIENTFDLTRGTNLKNEFGAKVHTIEHFLSALYAAEITDLVIELDGNELPICDGSAGNFIELFENAGIKELDKEVEPIVITKPIYLTVNDKSIVALPYDGYKITYAIRFEHSFLKSQLAEFEITLESYKKEIAPARTFGFDYEIEYLKKNNLALGGTLENAIVIEKDGVMNPEGLRYEDEFVRHKMLDIIGDLKILNRPIKGHIIAVKAGHALDIEFAKLLKKL
- the rpoN gene encoding RNA polymerase sigma-54 factor → MDFTLKLKQEMKLSLTQEMKISMNILQMSSSNLKDFIEKEALKNPMLEVTYSAPSSKYNSDEEAPSPFDFIIEEKTLIDFLEEQLGYLKISPKIKSICEYVINNLDDRGYLSISKLEIKKALKVSAAQMKEAMDIIYSLEPAGIGAENLKENLKIQLIVKNIIDEKLFSLIDNYLEELGDRNYSIISDKLNISIEQIEDYLDIIKTLEPIPARGYFVGNKTNYVVPEAKIEIIDEELVVTLNDEAIPKIKINSSYESTNSLSDKNNMYTAINLIKSIEKRYITLERVLNQLIIKQKPFFFKGKDFLQTLTLKDIAKELNLHESTISRTVRDKFIETPQGMIAIKSLFILNSECLEIKKTIEELIKSEDKSSPLSDEKISLYFKNNGCNIARRTIAKYREELGIASTRERKRK
- a CDS encoding citrate transporter; the encoded protein is MVAALGFITIIVLLAVIMTKKMSPLVALISVPVITALIGGHGLKIGTYINEGVKSIAPTGTMFIFAILFFGILTDAGTFQPIIDKILKIVGKDPIKIAIGTAILAMIVHLDGSGAVTFLVTVPAMLPLYEALGMRKTTLATIVALGAGVMNILPWGGPTIRAATSLKIPVTELFNPLLIPVLAGILFVLFVAFKLGRDEKRRLGNIENVEIDTNNLGEKKESRNFIINILTIIVAIVVLVSGKLSPTVVFMIAFCISIVINFPSVKEQKERVDAHAKAALMMASILFAAGAFIGIMQKSGMITEMSTVIVKTIPQSLGSYMAVITGIIGMPASLLFDPDSFYFGVLPVLATTAQEFGSSAIAVGRAAILGQMTTGFPVSPLTASTFLLVGLTGVELGEHQKKTIPYAFLTTIVMLIVAIVTGALYR
- the fabZ gene encoding 3-hydroxyacyl-ACP dehydratase, producing MLDTLEIMKRIPHRYPFLLVDRILEVNKEEQKIKGLKNVTINEEFFNGHFPGHPIMPGVLIVEGMAQCLGVLVMDGVEGKVPYFVGVESAKFKSPIKPGDQVIYEVEVEKIKRNFVKAHGVAKVDGVLACEATFTFCITDK
- a CDS encoding UDP-N-acetylglucosamine acyltransferase, giving the protein MIDIHSTAIIEEGAIIEDGVKIGPYCVIGKDVKIGKNTVIQSHVVVEGITEIGEDNTIYSFVSIGKASQDLKYKNEPTKTIIGNKNSIREFVTIHRGTDDRWETRIGNGNLLMAYVHVAHDVIIGDGCILANNVTLAGHVVVDSFAIIGGLTPIHQFCRIGSYSMIGGASAVNQDICPFILAEGNKAEVRGLNSIGLRRRGFSDETLSNLKKAYRIIFRNGLPLKEAVKQVEEEYGEDDNIKYLLEFINSSNRGITR